The window CCTGCGTTCGAGGGGCAGTTCCAGCTCAGAATTCATGCCGTGACTGGCCTGGGACGTTGAAGGCTTCGTTGCTGCTGCCGGACTCGCTGCCGGACGATTCCTGGGATGCCGGCTCTTGCCCGTTTCCACGGGGAACCGCCAACTGGCTCACTGCGATATCCGTCGGTTCTCCCAGCGAACGAATCAGTGCGACGGCCGGCTCCGGATCGGGAACATGCACGTGAACGCGCCATCTGTAGCTCACTTCGACGTTGGATTCGTCGTCTTCATCATCGCTGCCCTGCGCACCGCCAACTTGGCTCATAATCACAGATTCACCCATCTCGTCCAGGCGCTGCCGGAGGATGGCCGCATTCAAGGGCGAAAGATGGATGGTGCACATGACTTCCACGCCGTCATCTGCGGGCATGCGCTCATGGATGTGGGGATCCTGCAGCTTGTAGCCATGGAGGCCGTCGAGCAGTTCATCCTGGAGCTCCTCACCCAAGACTGCGGAGCGGAGGCAATCGAGCACCAGCAGCATGCCCACGCCCCCTGCATCCACAACACGTGCTTCATGCAGCTGTGCGAGCTCGTCCTCGGTCCGGACAACCGCTTGGTAGGCGGCATCCACCACGGCGTCGAGTGAGAGCCCCAACGCATGGTTGCTGTCATCGCCACTCTGGGTTGCGTCCACGTCTTGGGCAGCATGAGCGGCCGCTTCCAGGACCGAGAGCATAGTGCCGGCCACAGGTTCGCTCAAGGCAGACCAGGCCCGGATCTGTGCCCTGTTCAACGCAGTGGCAAGCAGCGGTGCGCTGAGTCGGGATTTACCAACCAAGGGCTCGGCAGCGGCGCACAGGAAAACGGCAAAAAGTGTGCCTGAGTTGCCCCGTGCTTGTTCCATGGCTGCCTGTCCGGCGCGGGACAGCAATGCCCCGACGTCGTTGCCGGTTTCCGCCGCGTCAGTGGCAGTTCCACCCAAGGCAGCCACTGCTGCCCGGACGGTGAGATAAAGGTTGGTTCCAGTATCGCCGTCGGCGACCGGAAAAATGTTGATCGCATTGAGACGGTCGCTGTGGTTGCCGAGGACCACCTCCGCCTTGCCGAGCCAACGTTTCATGGCGTGCGCATTCGCGGCGATCTTAGTCTGCAAAGTGATCCCATCCAACAGTGTCAGCAGTTTGCCCGGAGATCCGGACGCCACTGCCTGGCGGCTCGACAACGGCTTGAACCGAGCCTATCGCAGTGAAGCCCCGCGGTAGCTGAATACTTGCCGGGAACGTAGCAAGCAAACCATGGTCTTCTCCCCCACCCAGGACCCATCGCATGGCTTCTTCGCCAAGCACCACAGCTGCTGCTTCCAACGGGGCTGCGTAGCTCTCCAAGGCAGCGGGATCGAAATCCAAAACCACACCGCTGGCTCCGGCCAAGCGGCTCCCATCGCGCATCAGGCCATCGGAAATGTCCAACATGGCCGTGGCACCCGCACGCGCCGCCAGGGGTCCGGCAGCCAGTGGAGGCAGCGGCCGGCATTGGTTGTCCACCAAGCTCCGCAATTCAGCGGACAGGCTGCCCAAGGGAATTTCACTTTCCAGCAGCGCCCAGCCGGCCGCTGCCCTTCCCAACGTCCCCGAAACCGCCACGATGTCCCCTGGTTTGGCGCCGGACCTCAACACCGGCGCCACCCCGGCAAGCGTACCGACGACGGCGACAGTCACTGCCAGCTCGCGGCCCCTGCCCAGGTCTCCCCCGGCCACGGAGCAGTCCGGGGCACCCAGGCCAACAATCGCCGCCGTGAGGCCGTCGGCAAACGCCTCCACCCATTCGACGGGCGTGGCCGGTGGCATGGTGAGGCTGACCACGAGACTCGTGGCGCTGCCGCCCATGGCGTTGATGTCGCTAAGGTTTTGCGCCGCGGCCTTCCAGCCGACGTCGTATCCGGTGGTCCTGTACCCATTTGGCCACTCAAGCCTGAAGTCCTGATCCTGCGTCTGGGTGTCGATGGAGATAAGGGTCCGGCCGTCCGGTGCTGCAATCAGGGCAGCATCGTCTCCGGGCCCCAGAAGAACGCCGGGGCTATGGTGCAGTCGCGGGAAGATCCTGGCAAGGAGGGCGGACTCCGAAAGGTCTTGGACGGTCAACTGTTCTACTGGCACTGCACTCGATTCTTCTCTTGGCACGGCTCTCGACTCTTCTTCCCCAAGGCAATTGCTCTTCTCCAGGCACTGCACCCGGCTCGACCCGGCTCGTCTGCAGGTACTGACTTACGCTATCGCGATCCACCGACAGAATAATGTGGCAGCTCCCCAACGGCGTTCCGCCAGGAATGTGACCTGCGGCACCGCGAAACTTTCGGCCAGCGCGTGCGGGATAGGCTGGATGGATGCACCGAAAGACCCTTCGCCGGACTGCTCTGGCCATCGCCTTGGCCTCTGCGTCCGCCACTGCTTTGTCGGCCTGCGCCCCCACTGTGGACGTCACGGCCGCCGCAGACGCCGCCAATCCCGCCTGCGCACCAATGATGGTGGCCCTGCCCGATCAGATCGGTGATGCTGCCCTTCGCAAGACCAACAGCCAGGCGACAGCAGCTTGGGGAGATCCTTCCCAGGTCATCCTCCGCTGTGGCGTGAACGTTCCCGGCCCCACCACGGACCGTTGCGTCAGCGTCAATGACATCGACTGGGTCATCAAGGAAGGCGATCCCGTCTACACCCTGACGACCTTCGGTCGCGAACCTGCCACGGAAATCCTGATTGATCCGGTCAAACTTGAGGCAGCGAACATCAGCTCGGCTACCGTGCTGACCGAGCTGGCGGCCGCGGTTGGCAAGATCAAGGCAACCGGAAAGTGCGTGGGGCAGGAAGACCTTCAGAACCTGCCGTCTGCGCAGTAGGCAACTACCGACGGGCTAGCGCAGTCCTGTCTTGCGGGTCAGCGCCAGATGGATCAATTCATCGATCAGGTCCCCGTAGGCAAGGCCTGATGCCGCCCACATCTGCGGGTACATGCTCTTAGGTGTAAAGCCGGGCATCGTATTGATCTCGTTGATGATCAGCTCACCGGCCGCGGTGTAGAAGAAGTCCACACGGCTGAGGCCTTCTGCTCCGACGGCGTCGAAAGCGACGGCGGCGAGTTCACGTACCCGTGCGATTGCCTCGTCCGGCATAACGGCCGGGCAGCTCAGGGCTGCGGCCCCATCCTCAACATACTTGGCGGCAAAGTCGTAGAACTGATGCTCTCCTTCTGCCACGGCAATTTCACCCGGCATGGAAGTGCGGGGAGCATCGGTGCCACGTCCTTGAAGGACCGCACATTCGATCTCGCGGCCCACAATGCCGGCTTCGATGACCAGCTTCAAGTCGTGGCGGCGGGCTTCCTCGATCGCGGCGTCCAGCCCTTCGATCGAGTCCACCTTGGAAATACCCATGGACGAGCCTGCCCGGGCGGGCTTGACGAACACGGGGAACCCCAGCTTATCCACCCGCTTACGAACAGACTCGGCGTCAGTGGTCCACTCGCGGTCCGTGACAGCCACGTAGGGGCCCACGCTGAGTCCTGCGGATTCGAACACCACTTTCATGAAGTGCTTGTCCATTCCCACGGCCGAGGCCAGCACTCCGGCTCCCACGTAGCGGGTGTCCGAAAGCTCCAGGAGACCTTGGACGGTACCGTCCTCGCCCCATGGCCCGTGCAACAGGGGAAAGACAACGTCCACAGCACCCAATTCCAGGGGTACGGCATTGGGCTCGGTCACGATGAGCTGATGCTCGCCACCAACCTCAGCCAAGGTGACGGTCTTGCCCGACGGCGCCACCTCGGGAAGCGCTGCCGAACTCAAGGACCAATCGCTGGTGTCGCCCGACGCAAGAACCCACTGACCCGATTTGGCGATGCCGATCGGAATGACCTCGTACTTGTTCTTGTCGATCGCGCCCATGACACCAGCGGCGGTGACGCAGCTGACGGCGTGTTCGCTGGAGCGCCCGCCAAAGAGAATCGCTACACGGGGACGGCCCGTTACAGGGGTGGAGTTGTCAGTCACTATCAGTAGTCGCCTTCGGACTTCAGTGCCCGGGCCAGCAGTCGCGGCCCCAGGTCATCAACGGACATTCTGCCTTCAAGCACCGCCACAACGGCGGCCGTGATGGGCATTTCAACATTTAATTTGCCGGCGAGCTCATGGACAGCCGGGCCTGATTTGATGCCCTCTGCTGTCTGGGTCATGTGTTCGGCAACTTGCTCAAGGCTAAGGCCTTCGCCAAGCAACCTGCCGGCTGTGTGGTTGCGTGAGAGAGCTGAAGAGCACGTGGCAACAAGATCCCCGAGACCGGCCAGGCCGGCCATGGTGTGAGCTTCTCCGCCAAGGGCCAACGCAAGCCGGGAGGTCTCCGCGAGCCCGCGTGTGATCACTGAGGCCTTGGTGTTGTCGCCCATCTGCCGGCCTTCGCAAATACCCACGGCGAGGGCAATCACATTCTTGACAATCCCGCCGATTTCCACACCCACAACATCAGTGCTGGTGTAGGGCCGGAAGTACGGTGCCGTGCAGCACAACGCTATGGCAGCAGCGGTGTCTGCGTCACTGCAGGCAACAACGGACGCCGTTGGTTGCTCCCGTGCAATCTCCATGGCCAGGTTGGGGCCAGAGACCACTGCCACACGAGACGCGGGAAGACCTAACTCCTGCGCGATCACTTCGCTCATCCGGGCGTCCGTGCCCAGTTCCAGGCCCTTCATCAAGGAGACAACCACGGCGTCGCCGGCAAGAAACGGCTTCCACTCCCCCAGTTGCGGACGCAGGGATTGCGCGGGGACAGCGAGTACCACCAGCGTGGCATCCTTGAGTACTTCCTCCACATCCGTGGAGGCCGTGACGGACGCCGGGAGTTCGATGTCCTTAAGGTATTGCTCGTTGCGGTGCAAAGAGTTGATCTGCTCCACCACTTCAGCCCGACGTCCCCAGATCCGGATGTTGCGCTCAGATCCGGTGGCCGCAGCCGCGTCCGCGAGGACCTTGGCAAATGTGGTTCCCCAGGATCCCGCCCCCAAAACTGCCACGATGTCCGGCGTGTTGACGGTGACGTGCTCTGTTGTCATTTGCCGCCATCCCCTTCTTGGGCATCAGGAGATCCACCCTCAATGAAACGGCCGTGCCGGGACTGTTTGTGGACAGCCGGATCCCAACGCTCAGCAGGAGCAACTTCACCTCGAAGGGTTTCAAGCAGTTCCGTGATGGCGTCCATGATGACGTCAGTGGCAGCGGTCAGTGTTGCCCGGTCCATCGGCCGGTCGCTGAATGCACTGAGATCAACAGGCTTGCCAATAAGCACGCGGACAGTTTTGCGCGGGAAGATATGGAACCGCTTGGCGTACCGCGGGAAAACCTCCTGCGCACCCCAGTGCGCCATGGGTACAACTGGCGCTCCAGTCTGCAAGGCAAGCCTGGCCGCGCCCGTGTGGCCCTTCATCGGCCACAAATCGGGGTCGCGGGTGAGGGTTCCCTCGGGGTAAATGATGATGGCCCCTCCGGCATCCACCACTTCCTTGGCCACTTGCAAGGAGCGGTTCGCTCCCGCCGTCGAGCGTTCAACCGGAATCTGCCGTGTTGCCTTAAGCAAGGACCCCAGCACCGGGACCTTGAAGAGGCCCGTCTTCGCAAGGAAGTGCGGGGGCCGTTTCTGGTTGTAGACCATGTGCCCGATCACGATGGGGTCGATCTCGGTGCAGTGGTTGGGTACTGCGATGAAGCCGCCGGGTGGAAGGTTCTCCATCCCTTCCCACTTCTTGGCCATCAGGAGGTTCATCAGCGGACGCGCGAGACCGGCCAGCAGCATGAATGTTGCACGGCTCTTAGCCGATTCCTTCAAAGGAGCCCCCGCTACTTGGTGGTGGTGATATCGAAATCGGCGCCCAGGCCGGCCAGCTTCTCGGTGAAGCGCTCGTAACCGCGATTGATGATGTCGATGCCCGTAACGCGTGAGGTGCCCGTGGCAGCCAGCGCTGCGATGAGGTGACTGAAGCCGCCCCGGAGATCGGGGATGTCAATGTCTGTGCCCCTGAGCGGAGTAGGACCGGAAATCACTGCTGAGTGCAGGAAGTTCCGCTGTCCGAACCGGCAAGGAACACTGCCCAGGCATTCGCGGTGCACTTGGATGTTCGCACCCATGCGCGCAAGGGCCTCGGTGAATCCGAAGCGGTTTTCATAGACGGTCTCGTGGACTATGGAGACGCCCTCGGCCTGCGTGAGCGCAACCACCAACGGCTGCTGCCAGTCCGTCATGAAGCCGGGGTGGACGTCTGTCTCCAGGACCAGCGGGGAGAGCTTGCCGCCCTGGTGATAGAAGCGGATGCCGTCGTCGCCGATGTCCATGCCACCGCCCACTTTGCGGTAGGTGTTCAGGAACGTCATCATGTCCCGCTGCGAAGCGCCCTCTACAAAGATGTCGCCGCGCGTCACCAAGGCAGCTGATGCCCAGGAGGCGGATTCATTGCGGTCCGGGAGTGCACGGTGGTTGTAGCCGCGCAAGTCCTTGACGCCTTCAATGCGGATGGTCCGGTCCGTCTGGACGCTGATGATGGCGCCCATTTTCTGCAGGACCGCAATGAGGTCAATGATCTCAGGTTCCGTGGCCGCACCAATAAGTTCGGTGATGCCTTCGGCACGGGTTGCACTCAGCAGCACCTGCTCGGTGGCACCCACTGAGGGGTACGGCAGCGAGATTTTAGCTCCGTGCAGTCCGTTCGGGGCAGAAATATGGATGCCGCCCGGGCGCTTTTCCACCACGGCGCCGAACTGCCGCAGGACGTTCAGGTGGTAGTCGATGGGCCTGTCGCCGATCTTGCAGCCACCCAGATCCGGAATGAAGGCCTCGCCGATCGCGTGGATCAGGGGTCCACAAAGCAGGATGGGAATCCGCGAATCACCGGCGTGGGCATCAATCGCCGTGCTGGAGGCCGTCTTTGCATCCTTGGGATCCAAGGTGAGGTCTCCCGATTCGGGATCCTTCACCACGGTCACGCCGTGCAACTGCAGCAGGCTGGTGACAACCTCGACGTCCTTGATTTCCGGCACGTTCCTCAGCACCGATGGTTCGCTGCCCAGCAACGCCGCCACCATGGCCTTGGGCACCAGGTTCTTGGCACCGCGA is drawn from Arthrobacter sp. 31Y and contains these coding sequences:
- a CDS encoding DAK2 domain-containing protein, which encodes MKRWLGKAEVVLGNHSDRLNAINIFPVADGDTGTNLYLTVRAAVAALGGTATDAAETGNDVGALLSRAGQAAMEQARGNSGTLFAVFLCAAAEPLVGKSRLSAPLLATALNRAQIRAWSALSEPVAGTMLSVLEAAAHAAQDVDATQSGDDSNHALGLSLDAVVDAAYQAVVRTEDELAQLHEARVVDAGGVGMLLVLDCLRSAVLGEELQDELLDGLHGYKLQDPHIHERMPADDGVEVMCTIHLSPLNAAILRQRLDEMGESVIMSQVGGAQGSDDEDDESNVEVSYRWRVHVHVPDPEPAVALIRSLGEPTDIAVSQLAVPRGNGQEPASQESSGSESGSSNEAFNVPGQSRHEF
- a CDS encoding thiamine-phosphate kinase; the protein is MPVEQLTVQDLSESALLARIFPRLHHSPGVLLGPGDDAALIAAPDGRTLISIDTQTQDQDFRLEWPNGYRTTGYDVGWKAAAQNLSDINAMGGSATSLVVSLTMPPATPVEWVEAFADGLTAAIVGLGAPDCSVAGGDLGRGRELAVTVAVVGTLAGVAPVLRSGAKPGDIVAVSGTLGRAAAGWALLESEIPLGSLSAELRSLVDNQCRPLPPLAAGPLAARAGATAMLDISDGLMRDGSRLAGASGVVLDFDPAALESYAAPLEAAAVVLGEEAMRWVLGGGEDHGLLATFPASIQLPRGFTAIGSVQAVVEPPGSGVRISGQTADTVGWDHFAD
- a CDS encoding DUF3515 family protein, with the protein product MHRKTLRRTALAIALASASATALSACAPTVDVTAAADAANPACAPMMVALPDQIGDAALRKTNSQATAAWGDPSQVILRCGVNVPGPTTDRCVSVNDIDWVIKEGDPVYTLTTFGREPATEILIDPVKLEAANISSATVLTELAAAVGKIKATGKCVGQEDLQNLPSAQ
- a CDS encoding D-alanine--D-alanine ligase family protein, giving the protein MVTDNSTPVTGRPRVAILFGGRSSEHAVSCVTAAGVMGAIDKNKYEVIPIGIAKSGQWVLASGDTSDWSLSSAALPEVAPSGKTVTLAEVGGEHQLIVTEPNAVPLELGAVDVVFPLLHGPWGEDGTVQGLLELSDTRYVGAGVLASAVGMDKHFMKVVFESAGLSVGPYVAVTDREWTTDAESVRKRVDKLGFPVFVKPARAGSSMGISKVDSIEGLDAAIEEARRHDLKLVIEAGIVGREIECAVLQGRGTDAPRTSMPGEIAVAEGEHQFYDFAAKYVEDGAAALSCPAVMPDEAIARVRELAAVAFDAVGAEGLSRVDFFYTAAGELIINEINTMPGFTPKSMYPQMWAASGLAYGDLIDELIHLALTRKTGLR
- a CDS encoding NAD(P)H-dependent glycerol-3-phosphate dehydrogenase, with the translated sequence MTTEHVTVNTPDIVAVLGAGSWGTTFAKVLADAAAATGSERNIRIWGRRAEVVEQINSLHRNEQYLKDIELPASVTASTDVEEVLKDATLVVLAVPAQSLRPQLGEWKPFLAGDAVVVSLMKGLELGTDARMSEVIAQELGLPASRVAVVSGPNLAMEIAREQPTASVVACSDADTAAAIALCCTAPYFRPYTSTDVVGVEIGGIVKNVIALAVGICEGRQMGDNTKASVITRGLAETSRLALALGGEAHTMAGLAGLGDLVATCSSALSRNHTAGRLLGEGLSLEQVAEHMTQTAEGIKSGPAVHELAGKLNVEMPITAAVVAVLEGRMSVDDLGPRLLARALKSEGDY
- a CDS encoding lysophospholipid acyltransferase family protein; amino-acid sequence: MKESAKSRATFMLLAGLARPLMNLLMAKKWEGMENLPPGGFIAVPNHCTEIDPIVIGHMVYNQKRPPHFLAKTGLFKVPVLGSLLKATRQIPVERSTAGANRSLQVAKEVVDAGGAIIIYPEGTLTRDPDLWPMKGHTGAARLALQTGAPVVPMAHWGAQEVFPRYAKRFHIFPRKTVRVLIGKPVDLSAFSDRPMDRATLTAATDVIMDAITELLETLRGEVAPAERWDPAVHKQSRHGRFIEGGSPDAQEGDGGK
- the murA gene encoding UDP-N-acetylglucosamine 1-carboxyvinyltransferase; amino-acid sequence: MSSVLTIRGGVPLTGRVTVRGAKNLVPKAMVAALLGSEPSVLRNVPEIKDVEVVTSLLQLHGVTVVKDPESGDLTLDPKDAKTASSTAIDAHAGDSRIPILLCGPLIHAIGEAFIPDLGGCKIGDRPIDYHLNVLRQFGAVVEKRPGGIHISAPNGLHGAKISLPYPSVGATEQVLLSATRAEGITELIGAATEPEIIDLIAVLQKMGAIISVQTDRTIRIEGVKDLRGYNHRALPDRNESASWASAALVTRGDIFVEGASQRDMMTFLNTYRKVGGGMDIGDDGIRFYHQGGKLSPLVLETDVHPGFMTDWQQPLVVALTQAEGVSIVHETVYENRFGFTEALARMGANIQVHRECLGSVPCRFGQRNFLHSAVISGPTPLRGTDIDIPDLRGGFSHLIAALAATGTSRVTGIDIINRGYERFTEKLAGLGADFDITTTK